From a region of the Helianthus annuus cultivar XRQ/B chromosome 5, HanXRQr2.0-SUNRISE, whole genome shotgun sequence genome:
- the LOC110942710 gene encoding uncharacterized protein LOC110942710 isoform X2, with product MTNTALRAKRERRSKKRNDPVKPVHISGITTGVADDDDDFEPPIQSMMTKQPQKLKVNRKHTNLSLEDDDDDFEEPIRHLIVKRGENTRKRPNTTTNQDGDDFEPVKKKQSKNEKQMDPIEGKRKITGAEPIRTEPRPY from the exons ATGACGAATACGGCATTAAGAG CTAAAAGAGAAAGACGGAGCAAGAAAAGAAATGATCCGGTGAAGCCGGTGCACATTAGCGGCATAACTACAG GGgttgctgatgatgatgatgattttgagcCCCCGATTCAGTCGATGATGACAAAGCAACCTCAGAAATTAAAGGTTAATAGAAAGCATACAAATTTAAGcctagaagatgatgatgatgactttgaagaACCTATTAGACACTTGATAGTTAAAAGGGGTGAAAACACAAGAAAAAGGCCAAATACTACAACTAACCAAGATGGTGATGACTTTGAGCCAGTAAAAAAGAAACAATCGAAAAACGAAAAGCAGATGGATCCTATCGAGGGGAAACGAAAGATTACCGGTGCAGAGCCTATTAGGACAGAACCAAGACCGTACTGA
- the LOC110942710 gene encoding uncharacterized protein LOC110942710 isoform X1, whose amino-acid sequence MTNTALREAKRERRSKKRNDPVKPVHISGITTGVADDDDDFEPPIQSMMTKQPQKLKVNRKHTNLSLEDDDDDFEEPIRHLIVKRGENTRKRPNTTTNQDGDDFEPVKKKQSKNEKQMDPIEGKRKITGAEPIRTEPRPY is encoded by the exons ATGACGAATACGGCATTAAGAG AAGCTAAAAGAGAAAGACGGAGCAAGAAAAGAAATGATCCGGTGAAGCCGGTGCACATTAGCGGCATAACTACAG GGgttgctgatgatgatgatgattttgagcCCCCGATTCAGTCGATGATGACAAAGCAACCTCAGAAATTAAAGGTTAATAGAAAGCATACAAATTTAAGcctagaagatgatgatgatgactttgaagaACCTATTAGACACTTGATAGTTAAAAGGGGTGAAAACACAAGAAAAAGGCCAAATACTACAACTAACCAAGATGGTGATGACTTTGAGCCAGTAAAAAAGAAACAATCGAAAAACGAAAAGCAGATGGATCCTATCGAGGGGAAACGAAAGATTACCGGTGCAGAGCCTATTAGGACAGAACCAAGACCGTACTGA